The Vibrio agarivorans genome contains the following window.
TCACACAATGAACAATGCACAGTTTGCTCGTGGCAACGTGATGGCGAAAGCGATTTATCAATCGAATCCGCAGGCTCATTTGGGTTACGGTTCGATGGGTACTGACCATTGGGGCATTTATACGAGCTACGACCACATGAGCGAAGACTTTTCGTTTCGGCTGAGTATTAACTATGCCGACTCGATGAAGCCGACAAGTTATTTATCGGGCGTCGAGTCTGACTACGATACCGATGTGAACTTCAAAGGCAGTCACTTATCGTTTAATGCGGGTTTTGCACTTATCTCACTGGGCTATCTAGAGCGCTGGTGGGGGCCGACATGGCAACATAACCTACAACAAGGAAACTTTGGCGAGAACTCTCCGTCATTGCAACTGTCTTGGGTAGGCGATCAAATGCCAGTGATCGGGTTTTGGAATTTAGATAGTGCTATCAATTATATCAACCAAGAGTCCAATTACGTATGGTTAAACCGCTTTACCGCGAAACCTATGGCGCAATTAGAGTTTGGTCTTAACTATCAACTTTCAGATAAAGACAATCAAGATGAGAAATTGGCCAGTTATGGTATCGATGCTCGCTTATCTTTACCGAAAGTCGCTCAATTATCACATGCGGTTTATGCCAATTGGCAACAGACCCAATTTGGCCATGATTCTCAAGCGACAAGCTATGGTTGGGAAGGTCAGTTCCAAGCTTTTGATGCGGAAATGACGCTCGTCTTGGAAGGTCAGCATGTCGATGAGCAGCAGCGTGATCGTTGGACAGGTGCACAGCAGCAGGTGCTGAATGAATACTCTTCGTTGCTTTGGGGAGATAGCGCCTCTGTCGCACTATATGCGCTACTCAATAATGACCATCGAATAACGGCGGTTTATCGAAACTCTGAGTCTGATAGCACGCAAGAAAAAGCCACCCAAATTGATTATCACATCCCATTCCAGCAAGGCATGTTCAGCTTTGGATTGGGATACATCGATTATACCTCTTTAACCAAAACCATTGATGAGCCTAACTTCCTCTTTGGTTACGAATACCGTTACTAACTATCTGCGTTAGCAAGGAACTTAAACGTCACATGAAGTTGTTTAATAAAGTTACTTTGGCGACTAGCTTAATCGTCAGTCAATTGGCCTGGGCACAACCGACCCCAGCGCAAATTGAGCAATTTAAAAAACTGCCAAAAGCGCAACAAGAGCAGTTAGCTCGTCAATATGGCGTTGACTTAAATGCCTTGAACGCAGGAAGTGCATCATCTCAGCCACAGCAGCCTGTTGCGGCACCAGAAAAAACAATGCCGACACCGACACCGGAGGCGCCCGCTAAGGAGATTAAACAGTCTACTGAGCTAACGGCGTTTGGTTATGATGTGCTGAAAGGCATACCTGATACATTTACGACTTTCGATAGCATTCCTGTTCCGAACGATTACATCATCGGCCCAGGTGATGAAATTCGCATTCAAATGTTCGGTAAAGAGGACGGAGAAGAGTTAGCAACGGTTGATCGTAATGGTCAAATTTCATTGCCACGCATTGGTCCTGTTAGTGTTGCTGGCAAATCTTTTAGTCAGGTCAACGCAGAGTTAACCGCACTGATCCAAGAGCGAATTATCGGTGGTAACGTGCTTGTCTCTATGGGCAATATGCGCATGATGCAAGTCTTTATTACTGGTGAAGCCACTCAACCAGGCGCTTACAATGTCAGCGGTGTTACGACTCTCACTCAAGCTTTGATTGCCGCTGGTGGTGTGAAAGAAACGGGCTCATTGCGTGAAGTGCAACTGAAGCGTGAAGGCAA
Protein-coding sequences here:
- a CDS encoding capsule assembly Wzi family protein; translation: MTAQTKQHLNSNKYKVSVKVARWLPLTVFMPLAVNASPWVETNDPFLRASLHKLSDNLLLQAPLSSYPLRWNVIGDDIKRAHTPDNTRYAVQYVRHTMNNAQFARGNVMAKAIYQSNPQAHLGYGSMGTDHWGIYTSYDHMSEDFSFRLSINYADSMKPTSYLSGVESDYDTDVNFKGSHLSFNAGFALISLGYLERWWGPTWQHNLQQGNFGENSPSLQLSWVGDQMPVIGFWNLDSAINYINQESNYVWLNRFTAKPMAQLEFGLNYQLSDKDNQDEKLASYGIDARLSLPKVAQLSHAVYANWQQTQFGHDSQATSYGWEGQFQAFDAEMTLVLEGQHVDEQQRDRWTGAQQQVLNEYSSLLWGDSASVALYALLNNDHRITAVYRNSESDSTQEKATQIDYHIPFQQGMFSFGLGYIDYTSLTKTIDEPNFLFGYEYRY